GCTGGGTCGAACCGTTGCCATGCCGTCGCGTGACTGGTGAGGTGTCGGTCATGACGAATGACTCACGACGCGTGATCTCCGCCCAGCGAACGGTTGCCGCTCCAACCGAGGTCATCTTCGACCTCATCGCCGATCCGACACGCCAACCGGAATGGGACGGCAACGACAATCTGCGGAGTGCGGCCCCCGGCCAGCGAATCCATGCCGTCGGCGACACCTTCGACACCGTTCTGACGACCGGCGACGTGCGCCGCAATCACGTCGTCGAGTTCACCGAGGGGCGGCTCGTCGCATGGCAGCCGTCTCCGGTGGACGCACCGCGTCCCGGGCACCTCTGGCGGTGGGAGGTGACGCCGACCGACGGTGGCGCCGTCGTGACGCACACGTACGACTGGACGGAACTGCACGACACCACCCGGCAGGCGCGCGCGAAGGCGACGACGGTAGACAAGCTCGCCGCGTCTGTCGATCGGCTCGCCGAACTGGCCGAGGGACAGGCGCCGAGCGCCTGACGTGGCAGGTCAGAAGCGAATGTGCCGTACGGCGACCTCAGCTCGACGGACCGCCGCGGCCGGTCGTGACAGCCGGTTCCGCGTCAGTGGCAGGCCGACGTCCGCTGCGATGGCTTCGACGACCTCGTCGAGTGTGAGATCGTCGGTCTCGACGTGCACACCGAATGAATCGTCGGCGAGCGCAGTCCGACATCGGTCGATCTGAGCGTGAGCCCACGACTCGTCTCGGCCGAGAAGCCGAGCGCCGAGCGTCGACACCCGTGAGGCCAGGCGGCGTTCGAGCGTCTCTCGACTCGCGATGAGCGCGTAGTGGTGGACGTCGATCCCGCGGCGACGGAGTTCGGCCACCGTCTGATCGAAGTACCGAGGGTCGACGACTGTCATCGGCACGAAGACCGGCTCGTCACCTGCGGCAGCCGACTGCTGGAGAGTGTCGGCGACGCCCGCTCGCCACTGAGGCAGGTCTTGGAAGTCGGTGCGTGCGAACGCAGGCAGCATCTTGTGCATCGCGTAACCGAGTATCTCGGGATCTGCGATGTGACCCCGTCCGTGCCTGCGATGCAGTTCGTGGACAGTGTGCGTCTTCCCGGACCCGAATGCGCCGTTGACCCAGATGATCATGGGATTCACGGTACCGACGGGCGGCGATCGGTCGCCTCGTGCGATATTTGACGCATGGGTTCACTCTGGCACGGTTTTGCAGACATGGGCGCGGTCACGGCGAGCGGTCCGTTCGTCGTCACCCGAGGTGACGGCACGCGCATCTACGACGACAAGGGCAACGAATACCTCGACGCCACGGCGGGCCTCTGGTTCACCAACATCGGCCACGGTCGTACCGAGGTGGCCGAGGCGGTTGCGAAGCAGCTCTCGACGATCGCGCACTACTCGAACTTCGGCGACCTCGCGTCCGATGTGACGATCGAATTGGCCGATCGCGTAGCCGCCATCGCCCCGGTCGAGGGGTCGAAGGTCATGTTCACCCTCGGTGGCTCCGATTCCGTCGACAGCGCCTACAAGCTCGCTCGTCGCTATTGGGTGGAGCAGGGGAAGCCCGGCAAGACCATCGCG
This genomic window from Gordonia sp. PDNC005 contains:
- a CDS encoding SRPBCC family protein — its product is MTNDSRRVISAQRTVAAPTEVIFDLIADPTRQPEWDGNDNLRSAAPGQRIHAVGDTFDTVLTTGDVRRNHVVEFTEGRLVAWQPSPVDAPRPGHLWRWEVTPTDGGAVVTHTYDWTELHDTTRQARAKATTVDKLAASVDRLAELAEGQAPSA
- a CDS encoding AAA family ATPase, with the protein product MIIWVNGAFGSGKTHTVHELHRRHGRGHIADPEILGYAMHKMLPAFARTDFQDLPQWRAGVADTLQQSAAAGDEPVFVPMTVVDPRYFDQTVAELRRRGIDVHHYALIASRETLERRLASRVSTLGARLLGRDESWAHAQIDRCRTALADDSFGVHVETDDLTLDEVVEAIAADVGLPLTRNRLSRPAAAVRRAEVAVRHIRF